The following are encoded together in the Streptomyces rapamycinicus NRRL 5491 genome:
- a CDS encoding VWA domain-containing protein yields the protein MIIKKRLATGALGLLAALACGLISPPAAMAGEPAPDSPKVELVLDVSGSMRARDVDGDTRMAAAKQAFNEVLDATPEEVRLGIRTLGANYPGKDRKAGCQDSERLYPVGQVDRTEAKAAVATLRPTGWTPIGLALRGASKDLSDGEGTRRIVLITDGEDSCGLPDPCDVARELAAQGTHLVVDTLGLTLDRKVREQLSCIAEATGGTYTAIQHRDQLSSRIKQLVRRSADTPVETPTPVRGAAQCAKAPYLGSGLYSDRESFGEHRWYRMRVAPGQELRASASVAVDRAVDRDYGVLVRAVTPGGRELVRGSEAGSGRTDVISSGLRYPVADVDDDEDGTARTVCLELSQSFSAPASVKRAPGLPVELAVDVVGNDDPPADVAAFGLGRGWVLLGVLTVGGLLVGLLWGWLARWRVTVWRSN from the coding sequence GTGATCATAAAGAAACGTCTGGCGACAGGCGCGTTGGGGCTGCTCGCGGCCCTCGCCTGCGGCCTGATATCCCCTCCCGCCGCCATGGCCGGCGAACCGGCTCCCGACTCCCCCAAGGTCGAGCTGGTACTCGATGTCAGCGGCTCCATGCGGGCCCGCGACGTCGACGGCGACACCCGGATGGCGGCAGCGAAGCAGGCGTTCAACGAGGTGCTGGACGCCACACCCGAAGAGGTGCGGCTGGGTATCCGCACCCTCGGCGCCAATTACCCCGGCAAGGACCGTAAGGCCGGCTGCCAGGACAGCGAGCGGCTCTACCCGGTGGGCCAGGTGGACCGCACCGAGGCCAAGGCGGCCGTCGCCACGCTGCGCCCCACCGGCTGGACGCCCATCGGGCTCGCGCTGCGCGGCGCGTCCAAGGACCTCTCCGACGGCGAGGGGACCCGCCGGATCGTGCTGATCACGGACGGCGAGGACTCCTGCGGTCTGCCGGACCCGTGTGACGTGGCCCGGGAACTCGCCGCCCAGGGTACCCACCTGGTCGTCGACACGCTCGGGCTGACGCTGGACCGCAAGGTCCGCGAGCAGCTCAGCTGCATCGCCGAGGCCACCGGCGGTACGTATACCGCGATCCAGCACCGGGACCAGCTCTCCAGCCGTATCAAGCAGCTGGTCCGGCGCTCCGCCGACACGCCCGTGGAGACGCCCACGCCGGTGCGGGGCGCCGCGCAGTGCGCGAAGGCCCCGTACCTGGGCTCCGGCCTCTACAGCGACCGGGAGAGCTTCGGGGAACACCGCTGGTACCGGATGCGGGTGGCGCCCGGTCAGGAGCTGCGGGCCTCGGCGAGCGTGGCCGTGGACCGTGCCGTCGACCGGGACTACGGCGTGCTGGTGCGGGCGGTGACCCCGGGCGGCCGGGAGCTGGTGCGCGGCAGCGAGGCGGGCAGCGGCCGTACGGACGTCATCTCCAGCGGGCTGCGCTATCCGGTCGCGGATGTGGACGACGACGAGGACGGGACGGCGCGGACGGTGTGCCTGGAGCTGAGCCAGTCGTTCTCCGCGCCCGCCTCCGTCAAGCGCGCTCCGGGCCTTCCGGTGGAGCTCGCCGTCGACGTGGTGGGCAACGACGATCCGCCCGCCGACGTGGCCGCCTTCGGCCTGGGCCGCGGCTGGGTGCTGCTGGGCGTGCTCACCGTGGGCGGGCTGCTCGTGGGGTTGCTGTGGGGCTGGCTGGCCCGCTGGCGTGTCACCGTCTGGAGGTCCAACTGA
- a CDS encoding TerD family protein — protein MTPRAFKSARFEGREVRVTGLNKGLQKAEVALKWDPSPLGEPPHDLDIVAGTYRAADPYGAPAYLVHFDSRSPDGTINLNRDSRTGQGLGTDESMTLELERLSSEYTRVVVGITIQQGSGRKTFGHVPNTSVRILNGYTELMASDFTGVSEATSATVAVFTRDDAGEWGIQSAIRGFDADPEGFGQLMGKDYS, from the coding sequence TTGACGCCACGCGCATTCAAATCCGCACGGTTCGAGGGAAGGGAAGTCCGGGTGACTGGTCTCAACAAGGGGCTTCAGAAAGCCGAGGTGGCACTCAAGTGGGATCCGAGTCCGCTCGGTGAGCCGCCCCATGATCTCGACATCGTGGCCGGGACGTACCGCGCCGCCGATCCGTACGGTGCGCCCGCGTACCTCGTCCACTTCGACAGCCGCTCACCGGACGGCACCATCAACCTCAACAGGGACAGCCGCACCGGTCAGGGCCTCGGCACCGACGAGTCCATGACCCTCGAGCTCGAACGGCTGTCGTCCGAATACACGCGGGTGGTCGTCGGGATAACCATCCAGCAGGGTTCGGGGCGGAAGACGTTCGGGCATGTCCCGAACACCAGCGTCCGGATTCTCAACGGATACACCGAACTCATGGCGAGTGACTTCACCGGTGTCTCAGAAGCCACTTCCGCCACGGTCGCTGTATTCACCCGGGACGACGCGGGGGAATGGGGAATTCAGAGCGCTATTCGTGGATTCGACGCGGATCCCGAAGGCTTTGGACAGCTCATGGGCAAGGACTATTCCTGA
- a CDS encoding BlaI/MecI/CopY family transcriptional regulator, whose amino-acid sequence MRRLGELEAEIMDRLWAWRRPTTVREIVDDINEHRPVAYTTVMTVASILYNKGWLLRAKEGRAWVYSPVRSREEYTAALMEDALGTSEDRSAALTHFVEQMGPEEVSALRKALRTAGRRTKA is encoded by the coding sequence ATGCGACGGTTGGGGGAGCTCGAGGCGGAGATCATGGACCGCCTCTGGGCTTGGCGGCGTCCCACGACGGTGCGGGAGATCGTGGACGACATCAACGAGCACCGCCCGGTCGCGTATACCACGGTGATGACCGTCGCCTCCATCCTCTACAACAAGGGCTGGCTGCTGCGCGCCAAGGAGGGCCGCGCATGGGTGTACTCACCGGTCCGCAGCCGCGAGGAGTACACCGCGGCGCTGATGGAGGACGCCCTCGGCACCAGCGAGGACCGCTCCGCCGCCCTCACCCACTTCGTCGAGCAGATGGGTCCCGAGGAGGTCAGCGCGCTGCGCAAGGCCCTGCGGACCGCGGGGCGGCGGACCAAGGCGTGA
- a CDS encoding M56 family metallopeptidase, with translation MSGLLRFCGLTLNARIPGTDPIGVPAIALPASVALVPLVCFGHEVLRARRARARHRGVLDMVGRRSARLRATVLDHDMPAAYCLPGRRPRIVVSAGALRLLSPAQLESVLEHERAHIAGRHHLALAATEAFARTFRWLPLAREARAQTALLLEMAADDRALRRHPRQALVSALYTMAAGHAPHAPGGAFTVGGPGAVVRLRRMLDARRRPHPALCGLAAAVAVGLPLLPPLLGCAPGM, from the coding sequence ATGTCCGGCTTGCTCCGGTTCTGCGGATTGACACTGAACGCCCGAATCCCCGGCACGGACCCGATCGGCGTTCCGGCCATCGCCCTACCGGCCTCGGTGGCGCTGGTTCCGCTCGTCTGCTTCGGCCACGAGGTGCTGCGGGCCCGGCGCGCCCGCGCCCGCCACCGGGGCGTTCTGGACATGGTCGGCCGGCGTTCGGCCCGGCTGCGCGCCACCGTGCTGGACCATGACATGCCCGCGGCGTACTGCCTGCCCGGCCGCAGGCCGCGGATCGTGGTGAGCGCGGGCGCGCTGCGGCTGCTCTCCCCCGCGCAACTGGAGTCCGTACTGGAGCATGAGCGCGCGCATATCGCGGGCCGCCACCATCTGGCGCTGGCGGCCACGGAGGCGTTCGCCCGGACCTTCCGGTGGCTGCCACTGGCGCGCGAGGCCAGGGCACAGACGGCGCTCCTGCTGGAGATGGCCGCGGACGACCGCGCGCTGCGCCGCCATCCGCGCCAGGCGCTCGTCTCCGCCCTCTACACGATGGCGGCGGGCCACGCCCCCCACGCCCCCGGCGGAGCCTTCACCGTCGGCGGACCGGGCGCCGTGGTCCGGCTGCGGCGGATGCTGGACGCCCGGCGGCGCCCGCACCCGGCGCTGTGCGGCCTGGCGGCGGCGGTCGCGGTGGGTTTACCGCTGCTGCCACCCCTGCTGGGCTGCGCCCCCGGGATGTAG
- a CDS encoding DUF305 domain-containing protein, giving the protein MTAFTRVPHWPLHRRLALVGAVAAGGLLLAGCGGNDDMKGMDHTGAKESATSKATAGSAAGAFNDADVSFAQMMIPHHEQALEMAGLADDRASNARIKSLAGQIEKAQDPEIVTLKSWLKGWGEPEKAFSDEMPGMNHGANGKSAMGGMMSEEDMRKLEAAKGPAFDRAFASMMIDHHKGAIAMAKDEKKNGRNAKAKKLADDVVKNQSTEVATLRTLLDRL; this is encoded by the coding sequence ATGACCGCATTCACGCGTGTGCCGCACTGGCCGCTCCACCGCCGTCTCGCGCTCGTGGGCGCCGTCGCCGCCGGAGGGCTGCTGCTCGCCGGCTGTGGCGGGAACGACGACATGAAGGGCATGGACCACACGGGCGCGAAGGAGTCCGCCACGTCCAAGGCGACCGCGGGCTCCGCCGCGGGCGCGTTCAACGACGCGGACGTCAGCTTCGCGCAGATGATGATCCCGCATCATGAGCAGGCCCTGGAGATGGCCGGACTGGCCGACGACCGGGCGTCGAACGCGCGGATCAAGAGCCTGGCGGGGCAGATCGAGAAGGCTCAGGACCCGGAGATCGTCACCCTGAAGTCCTGGCTCAAGGGCTGGGGCGAACCGGAGAAGGCGTTCTCGGACGAGATGCCCGGAATGAACCATGGTGCGAACGGTAAGAGCGCCATGGGCGGAATGATGTCCGAGGAGGACATGCGGAAGCTCGAGGCCGCCAAGGGGCCCGCCTTCGACCGGGCCTTCGCGAGCATGATGATCGACCATCACAAGGGCGCGATCGCCATGGCGAAGGACGAGAAGAAGAACGGCCGTAACGCCAAGGCCAAGAAGCTCGCCGACGACGTCGTGAAGAACCAGTCCACCGAGGTCGCCACCCTGCGGACCCTGCTCGACCGGCTCTGA
- a CDS encoding general stress protein, which yields MTQQPPSEVVDRTVVGSYPTYAGAQRAVDFLADNKFPVEHTAIIGSDLRMVETVLGRLTRGRAALAGAGTGAWFGLLIGLLLSVFAAGAHNVIVLLVSGLVYGAVFGAIFGFVGHAMTGGRRDFSSRSQIVAARYEVVADAQVVDDAKNMLARLAMREG from the coding sequence ATGACCCAGCAGCCGCCGTCGGAGGTGGTCGACCGCACGGTCGTCGGCTCGTACCCGACCTATGCCGGCGCCCAGCGCGCGGTGGATTTCCTGGCCGACAACAAGTTCCCGGTGGAACATACGGCGATCATCGGCTCGGACCTCCGGATGGTCGAGACCGTGCTCGGGCGGCTGACCAGGGGCCGCGCGGCGCTCGCGGGTGCCGGTACGGGGGCGTGGTTCGGGCTGCTGATCGGGCTGCTGCTGTCGGTGTTCGCGGCGGGCGCCCACAACGTGATCGTGCTGCTGGTGAGCGGTCTGGTCTACGGCGCGGTGTTCGGGGCGATTTTCGGCTTCGTCGGGCACGCCATGACCGGAGGGCGGCGCGATTTCTCTTCCCGGAGCCAGATCGTGGCCGCGCGCTATGAGGTGGTCGCGGACGCCCAGGTCGTCGACGACGCGAAGAACATGCTGGCCAGGCTGGCGATGCGGGAGGGCTGA
- a CDS encoding arsenate reductase family protein — MEIWINPACSKCRSALTLLDAEGAGYTVRRYLEDVPSQDEIRAALDRLGLEPWDITRTQEAAAKELGLKDWPREEGARDRWIAALAEHPKLIQRPIITADDGSAVVGRTEEAVREALSRSRG, encoded by the coding sequence ATGGAGATCTGGATCAATCCGGCATGCTCGAAGTGCCGTAGCGCGCTCACCCTGCTCGACGCGGAGGGCGCCGGTTACACCGTGCGCCGCTATCTCGAGGACGTACCGAGCCAGGACGAGATCCGCGCGGCGCTCGACCGGCTCGGGCTGGAGCCGTGGGACATCACCCGGACCCAGGAGGCGGCCGCGAAGGAGCTGGGCCTGAAGGACTGGCCGCGTGAGGAGGGCGCACGGGACCGCTGGATCGCGGCGCTCGCCGAGCACCCCAAGCTGATCCAGCGGCCCATCATCACGGCGGACGACGGTTCGGCCGTGGTGGGGCGCACCGAGGAGGCGGTGCGGGAGGCGCTGTCCCGGTCCCGCGGCTGA
- a CDS encoding AMP-binding protein, with the protein MTSPEQRMADLLKTFGEQAANTAYLLCDRHPDDAVAFTVVGKDMTGHDMTYGELRDRSSRMAGALAALGVGVGDRVATLMGKSAELLVASLAIWRLGAVQVPLFTAFAPPAIALRITGNDTKVVITDADQRPKLDPESGFPGERPWRIVTTGPVTGADLSFAELAEGHDPLSEPAAVGGDGLIVELFTSGTGGTPKAVPIPLRAVAGFATYQRFGLDHRPADVFWNAADPGWAYGLYYALIGPLALGQRGLLLNGLFSAESTWEVLSRFGVTNFAAGPTVYRKLRASGIPAPAGLRLRCCSAAGEPLPPDVVDWALETLGVPVRDHYGSTELGMVVAHAWHPDLREEIKPGSMGRPLPGWSVKVLREDTNSALARADIPGRVVVDIADSPLMWFKGYRDAPEQTAEKFSPDGRWFYTGDTAARDEEGHLFFSGRGDDIILMAGYRIGPFEVETVLLEHASVAEAAVVGVPDDEYGEVVEAFVVPRPGIETGDELAAELQQLVRERYAKHAYPRQVHFVAELPKTSSGKTQRFLLRPQQDAPRIR; encoded by the coding sequence TTGACCAGCCCGGAACAGCGCATGGCTGACCTGCTCAAGACCTTCGGTGAGCAGGCGGCGAATACCGCGTACCTGCTGTGCGACAGGCACCCGGACGACGCCGTCGCGTTCACTGTGGTGGGCAAGGACATGACCGGCCATGACATGACGTACGGGGAGCTTCGTGACCGTTCCTCGCGCATGGCCGGTGCCCTGGCCGCCCTGGGAGTCGGAGTGGGCGACCGCGTCGCCACCTTGATGGGCAAATCCGCCGAACTGCTGGTCGCGAGCCTTGCGATCTGGCGGCTCGGGGCCGTCCAGGTGCCGTTGTTCACCGCGTTCGCCCCGCCGGCCATCGCGCTGCGGATCACGGGCAATGACACCAAGGTCGTGATCACCGACGCCGACCAACGTCCCAAGCTGGACCCGGAGTCGGGCTTCCCCGGCGAGCGCCCCTGGCGGATCGTCACCACCGGACCGGTCACCGGGGCCGATCTGTCCTTCGCGGAGCTGGCCGAGGGGCACGACCCGCTGTCCGAGCCGGCGGCCGTGGGTGGCGACGGCCTCATCGTGGAGCTGTTCACCTCGGGCACCGGGGGCACGCCGAAGGCCGTCCCGATCCCGCTGCGGGCGGTCGCGGGCTTCGCCACGTACCAGCGGTTCGGTCTGGACCACCGGCCCGCCGACGTCTTCTGGAACGCCGCCGACCCGGGCTGGGCGTACGGCCTGTACTACGCGCTCATCGGGCCCCTCGCCCTCGGCCAGCGCGGACTGCTGCTGAACGGCCTGTTCTCCGCGGAGTCCACCTGGGAGGTGCTCTCCCGCTTCGGGGTCACCAACTTCGCCGCCGGGCCCACCGTCTACCGCAAGCTGCGCGCCTCCGGCATCCCCGCCCCCGCCGGGCTGCGGCTGCGCTGCTGCTCCGCGGCGGGCGAACCGCTGCCCCCGGACGTCGTCGACTGGGCGCTCGAGACGCTCGGCGTCCCCGTGCGCGACCACTACGGCTCGACCGAGCTGGGCATGGTGGTCGCCCATGCCTGGCACCCGGACCTGCGCGAAGAGATCAAGCCCGGCTCCATGGGCCGTCCGCTGCCCGGCTGGAGCGTGAAGGTGCTGCGCGAGGACACCAACTCCGCGCTGGCCCGCGCGGACATCCCCGGACGGGTCGTGGTGGACATCGCCGACAGCCCGCTGATGTGGTTCAAGGGCTACCGTGACGCCCCCGAGCAGACCGCCGAGAAGTTCAGCCCCGACGGGCGCTGGTTCTACACCGGTGACACCGCCGCCCGCGACGAGGAGGGCCATCTGTTCTTCTCCGGGCGCGGCGACGACATCATCCTGATGGCGGGTTACCGCATCGGCCCCTTCGAGGTGGAGACCGTGCTGCTGGAGCACGCCTCGGTGGCGGAGGCCGCCGTGGTCGGCGTACCGGATGACGAATACGGCGAGGTCGTGGAGGCGTTCGTCGTGCCGCGCCCGGGGATCGAGACGGGCGACGAGCTCGCGGCCGAGCTGCAGCAGCTGGTCAGGGAGCGGTACGCCAAGCACGCCTATCCGCGGCAGGTGCACTTCGTGGCCGAGCTGCCGAAGACCTCCAGCGGTAAGACGCAGCGGTTCCTGCTGCGCCCGCAGCAGGACGCACCGCGGATCCGCTGA
- a CDS encoding M6 family metalloprotease domain-containing protein, protein MILPRRPVGRLTVVATVLATAAAIAAGPARATPDGTPSAGPARPSLVRPIDPQQWRNPDDMTWADYRAVPGTHWADPAVKPTQRTFKGALVLLDYPDEEFTVSRPAGSTLFGNPQPSASGIPRDRLPRFYQDFLNTPGPLNNGHTINEYWMEDSGGRIGVDLTAFGVYRMPGKSYQYGVEDSMNPGACPAGDTCGKDIREDGKAAWVADVGADKADSFDFVFYLTAGQDESSTWQEFGPMKFPGAPDIPAAWGPPAAADDNSARTRYVPWTSWQAAARIWPNAADGSSVQAESSGMAVYAHELSHILGIGDNYNNPYGTPLSRSYTGIWSMLSRGSFNGPGGPHTRWQIPATAGGSMGSQHVLRDKLKLGIVDEKNVLRLDRDALKSSGLVVARVTARSAPPGEKGLSGVNIAMGGDLSEPCDNGTDPLCDGGGYDNYTVEVVDRMGMDSFTPDHGVLLAKTKNKDRAPFAWVVDAHPEDIGLVDFRRPDGTDQKITMGDYRQLSDALFHAGADSGSQYEYIDRANRLHFYVLGLKRDRSGVLSYTIAVKSLDGAGPPRRGVALHRGEAKGDPSRSRAMCTFGLDNTGRATGARATAPATSMDSDVYRLSARTVGRGWSAWLPNHLATARAGESVDVEVAVAAKKGADRRGAVVLTARSESDPHRTAKALCRLSGRR, encoded by the coding sequence TTGATCCTCCCCCGAAGACCCGTCGGCCGGTTGACCGTCGTCGCCACCGTCCTCGCCACCGCGGCGGCCATCGCCGCCGGACCCGCGCGGGCCACCCCCGACGGCACACCGTCGGCAGGCCCCGCCCGGCCGTCGCTGGTGCGGCCGATCGATCCGCAGCAGTGGCGCAACCCCGACGACATGACCTGGGCCGACTACCGTGCGGTCCCCGGTACCCACTGGGCGGACCCCGCCGTCAAACCCACCCAGCGCACCTTCAAGGGCGCGCTGGTGCTGCTGGACTATCCGGACGAGGAGTTCACGGTCAGCCGGCCGGCCGGGTCCACCCTGTTCGGCAATCCGCAGCCGAGCGCCTCCGGTATCCCGCGCGACCGCCTCCCGCGCTTCTACCAGGACTTCCTCAACACACCGGGGCCGCTGAACAACGGTCACACCATCAACGAGTACTGGATGGAGGACTCCGGGGGCCGCATCGGGGTCGATCTGACCGCCTTCGGTGTGTACCGCATGCCGGGCAAGTCCTATCAGTACGGCGTCGAGGACTCGATGAACCCGGGCGCCTGCCCGGCCGGGGACACCTGCGGCAAGGACATCCGCGAGGACGGCAAGGCCGCCTGGGTGGCCGATGTCGGCGCCGACAAGGCGGACTCGTTCGACTTCGTCTTCTATCTCACCGCCGGACAGGACGAGTCGTCCACCTGGCAGGAGTTCGGCCCGATGAAGTTCCCGGGCGCACCGGACATACCCGCCGCCTGGGGGCCACCGGCCGCCGCGGACGACAACTCCGCCCGGACCCGCTATGTGCCGTGGACGTCCTGGCAGGCCGCCGCCCGTATCTGGCCCAACGCCGCCGACGGGTCGTCGGTGCAGGCCGAGAGCTCCGGCATGGCCGTGTACGCCCATGAGCTCAGCCACATCCTGGGCATCGGGGACAACTACAACAACCCGTACGGCACCCCCCTCAGCCGTTCGTACACCGGTATCTGGAGCATGCTCTCGCGCGGCTCCTTCAACGGCCCCGGCGGACCGCACACCCGCTGGCAGATCCCCGCCACGGCCGGGGGCTCGATGGGCTCCCAGCATGTGCTGCGTGACAAGCTGAAGCTCGGCATCGTGGACGAGAAGAACGTACTGCGGCTGGACCGCGACGCGCTCAAGAGCTCCGGCCTCGTCGTCGCCAGGGTCACGGCACGCTCGGCGCCACCGGGCGAGAAGGGACTCTCCGGGGTCAACATCGCCATGGGCGGCGATCTGTCGGAGCCCTGCGACAACGGCACCGACCCGCTGTGCGACGGCGGCGGCTACGACAACTACACCGTCGAGGTCGTCGACCGCATGGGGATGGATTCGTTCACCCCGGATCACGGGGTGCTGCTGGCCAAGACCAAGAACAAGGACCGGGCGCCGTTCGCCTGGGTGGTCGACGCCCACCCCGAGGACATCGGCCTGGTGGACTTCCGGCGTCCCGACGGCACCGACCAGAAGATCACCATGGGCGACTACCGGCAGCTCAGCGATGCGCTCTTCCACGCCGGAGCCGACTCCGGCAGCCAGTACGAGTACATCGACCGGGCGAACCGGCTGCACTTCTACGTGCTCGGCCTCAAGCGCGACAGGTCCGGAGTGCTCTCGTACACCATCGCCGTGAAGTCCCTCGACGGCGCCGGACCGCCGCGCCGCGGAGTGGCCCTGCACCGCGGCGAGGCCAAGGGGGATCCCTCCCGCTCCCGGGCCATGTGCACCTTCGGCCTCGACAACACCGGACGCGCCACCGGGGCCCGGGCGACGGCTCCGGCCACGTCGATGGATTCGGATGTCTACCGGCTGTCGGCGAGGACGGTCGGCCGGGGCTGGTCCGCCTGGCTACCCAACCATCTCGCCACCGCCAGGGCCGGTGAATCGGTGGATGTGGAGGTCGCCGTGGCCGCGAAGAAGGGCGCCGACCGGCGGGGCGCGGTCGTCCTCACCGCCCGCTCCGAGAGCGATCCGCATCGAACCGCCAAGGCGCTGTGCCGGCTGTCGGGTCGCCGGTAG
- a CDS encoding M28 family metallopeptidase, which yields MSGWPELEKYIDRAPTSKEMMAWIELIVSQGIRRAGYPADGWTEEWAAEQFRETGLEDVRLEPLDTPIWRPRSAAFEIWPTGRPDEVIRFEGLALPYTTPTEGTEGPLVRMEDGEVRGSIAVQEIGFTRLPQTEVQARATGSYDPEGVFPDLVQTVPFDLPHVLDFDIAVKDGATAYVGLLTGLPWETSDFYWPYDAERRSIPGIWLSGKDGQRVRELMASGECEGRIVSDATITEETTHNVVGTLPGASDHWVIVGSHHDGPWASAVEDASGVALVLAQAKFWASVPEELRPHNMLFVLTSGHMAGAAGTQAFIAAHPELFPQVVLEMHLEHAARQAEVVDGEVVPTDDPEVRWWFTTQAPQLEELVAESLAAEDLRRSWILSPTAFAPNPATDGAYFYYTGVPLVQLITTPMYIFDPRDTPDKVDEQSLVPLTKGAARIIAGTAGCEPDTLRVPIQTAADETE from the coding sequence ATGAGCGGCTGGCCGGAGCTGGAGAAGTACATCGATCGTGCCCCCACCTCGAAGGAGATGATGGCCTGGATCGAACTGATCGTCAGCCAGGGCATTCGCCGGGCGGGCTATCCGGCCGACGGCTGGACCGAGGAGTGGGCCGCCGAACAATTCCGGGAGACGGGCCTGGAGGACGTACGGCTCGAGCCGCTGGACACGCCCATCTGGCGGCCGCGGTCCGCCGCCTTCGAGATCTGGCCCACCGGCCGGCCCGACGAGGTCATCCGCTTCGAGGGACTCGCCCTTCCGTACACCACCCCGACCGAGGGCACCGAGGGCCCGCTGGTGCGGATGGAGGACGGGGAGGTGCGGGGCTCCATCGCGGTCCAGGAGATCGGCTTCACCCGGCTGCCGCAGACCGAGGTGCAGGCCCGGGCCACCGGCTCCTACGACCCCGAGGGCGTCTTCCCCGACCTCGTCCAGACCGTGCCCTTCGACCTCCCCCATGTGCTGGACTTCGACATCGCCGTCAAGGACGGCGCCACGGCCTACGTCGGCCTGCTCACCGGGCTGCCCTGGGAGACCAGCGACTTCTACTGGCCCTATGACGCCGAGCGGCGCTCCATCCCCGGCATCTGGCTGAGCGGCAAGGACGGGCAGCGGGTCCGCGAGCTGATGGCGTCGGGGGAGTGCGAGGGCCGGATCGTCTCCGATGCCACCATCACCGAGGAGACCACCCACAATGTGGTGGGCACCCTGCCCGGCGCCTCCGACCACTGGGTGATCGTCGGTTCACACCACGACGGTCCCTGGGCATCCGCCGTGGAGGACGCCTCCGGGGTGGCGCTAGTCCTGGCGCAGGCGAAGTTCTGGGCGTCGGTGCCCGAGGAACTGCGCCCGCACAACATGCTGTTCGTACTGACGTCCGGCCATATGGCGGGCGCCGCGGGCACCCAGGCGTTCATCGCGGCGCACCCCGAGCTGTTCCCCCAGGTCGTCCTCGAAATGCATCTGGAGCACGCCGCACGCCAGGCCGAGGTGGTCGACGGGGAGGTCGTGCCCACCGACGACCCCGAGGTGCGCTGGTGGTTCACCACCCAGGCGCCCCAGCTGGAAGAGCTGGTGGCCGAGTCGCTGGCGGCGGAGGACCTGCGCCGCTCGTGGATCCTGTCGCCGACCGCCTTCGCGCCGAACCCGGCCACCGACGGCGCCTACTTCTACTACACGGGTGTGCCGCTGGTGCAGCTGATCACCACGCCCATGTACATCTTCGATCCGCGGGACACCCCGGACAAGGTGGACGAGCAGAGCCTGGTGCCACTCACCAAGGGAGCGGCGCGGATCATCGCCGGTACGGCGGGCTGTGAGCCCGACACCCTCCGGGTGCCGATCCAGACCGCGGCCGACGAGACGGAGTAG